GAAAGCGACATTCTTCAACACACGCTGATGGAAAGGAATCGTCGTTTTGATTCCCAGTATCTTATATTCACGCAATGCACGAGCCATATTAGAGATGGCCGAAGCACGGGTACGTCCCCAGCAACAAAGTTTGGCAATCATCGGGTCATAATGCAAAGAAACCTCGAATCCGGCATAAGCGGCACTGTCAAGGCGAAGGTTACGCCCTTCGGGAGCTTCGCGAACCGTAATCACACCGGGAGAAGGCATAAAGTTATTCTCCGGGTCTTCCGCATAGATACGGCATTCGATAGCCGCTCCGCTGAACTGGATATCATCCTGCTTGTAAGGCAACGGATTTCCGGCGGCAACGGTTATCATATCGCGCACCAAGTCAACTCCCGTACACTCTTCCGTCACCGGATGCTCCACCTGCAAACGGGTATTCATCTCAAGGAAGTAGAAGTTCTGGTCTTTGTCCATCATAAACTCCAGCGTCCCGGCACTATAATAACCGATTCTCTTGCAGGCTTCCACCGCCACTTTCAGCATCTTCTTCCGAGTCTCTTCTTTCACAAAAGGCGAAGGACTTTCCTCTATCACCTTCTGATTACGACGCTGGATAGAACATTCGCGTTCGTACAAATGGACTACATTCCCATACTTATCTCCCATTATCTGCACCTCGATATGATGCGGATTCTCTATGTACTTTTCAATATAAACAGCATCATTGCCAAACGACGTTCCCGCTTCGGATTGGGACAGGCGGAGAGCTGTTTCCACTTCCTCTTCGGAACGTACCAGACGCATCCCCTTTCCCCCGCCACCGGCAAGCGCTTTCAGCATAATAGGATACCCCACCTCATTGGCTACTTTCTTCACTTCATCAATACCCTGCACAGGCGTTTCCGTTCCGGGGACAATCGGCAGTCCGGCTTCACGCATAATCTTGCGCGCTTCCGTCTTGATTCCCATCTTGGCAATAATATCCGCACTCGGGCCGATAAAAATCACTCCTTCTTCTTCACAACGACGGGCAAAATCCGCATTTTCCGACAGGAAACCGTATCCCGGATGAATGGCCGCCCCGGTCTTTTTAGCGATAGACAATATCAATTCCGGTTTCAGATAGGAAGTATCTTCGGGCGATTCGGAAATGCAATAAGCCTCTTCCGCATAGCGGACGTGCAAAGCTCCACGGTCAACATGTGTATAAACAGCCACCGTCGAAATATTCATCACCCGGCATGTACGGAAAATACGCATCGCTATTTCACCCCGATTGGCTACTAATATTTTCTTAATCATAATCTTTTTCTTTTTAGAAGTAAAAACTTTAAAGAGCAATTAAATAATATTAGGCACGGATTACGCGGATTACACGGTTTTTAGCATTAAGGTTACCACATAAAGCAACCGTGAAATCCGTGCCTGAATTTAATCCACAAACAGACTTAAAGCGGAATATTAGAATGTTTCTTGGGCGGATTGGACTGCCGCTTATTGGCAAGCATCTCGAAACTGCGAATCAGGCGCAGGCGGGTTACTGCCGGGTCAATCACTTCATCCACATAACCCAACTCCGCCGCACGATAAGGATTGGCAAACTTCTCGCGATAATCGTCCTGAAGCTCTTTCCGTTTCTCGTCAGGTGTCTGCGACTTTTCTATCTCTTTCCTGAACAGGATATTCACCGCACCGTCCGGCCCCATAACGGCAATCTCGGCAGTAGGGAAAGCCAGGTTCACATCACCGCGAATATGTTTGGAACTCATTACATCATAAGCGCCACCGTATGCCTTGCGGGTAATCACCGTAACTTTGGGCACGGTAGCCTCGCAATAAGCGTACAACAATTTCGCGCCATTACGGATAATACCACCATACTCCTGGTCTACTCCCGGCAAGAATCCCGGCACATCGACCAATGTCAGCAAAGGAATATTGAAAGCATCACAGAAGCGGACAAAACGGGCTGCTTTGACAGAAGCGTTAATATCCAACGTACCTGCCAACACCAACGGCTGATTGGCAACCACTCCTACTGTCTTTCCGTTCAGCCGGATATATCCGGTGACGATGTTCGGGGCAAATTCCGACTGCAATTCGAAGAAGTTATTATCATCGGCTACGGCTTCAATCATCTCCTTTATATTATAAGGCTGATTCGGATTGGTAGGGACAAGATTGGAAAGTTCCGGCGTCGGGCGGGTCGGCGAATCGCTGGTAGCAACAAACGGGGGTTCTTCCATATTATTTCCGGGAAGGTAGGAAATCAGTTCGCGGATATAGTTGATACATTCAATATCGTTCTCGGCAGAAAGATGGGCTACGCCGGACTTGGTCATATGAACGCCTACTCCGCCAAGGTCGTCCTTACTCACCTCTTCCTGCGTCACACTTTTCACGACATCAGGGCCGGTGATAAACATATATCCCGAATTCTTCACCATCAGGATAAAATCGGTCAGTGCAGGAGAATAAACAGCGCCACCCGCGCAAGGGCCCATAATGGCGCTAATCTGCGGGATAACGCCCGAAGCCATCGAGTTGCGGAGAAATATCTCGGCATATCCCGCCAAAGAACGGACTCCCTCTTGAATACGTGCACCGCCCGAATCGTTCAGACCGATGATAGGAGCTCCCATCTGCATCGCCATGTCCATCACTTTGCAGATTTTCTTGGCATGAGTCTCGGACAGGGCACCGCCGAAGACTGTGAAGTCCTGCGCAAAGACATAGACCAGCCGTTTGCCAATCATGCCATATCCCGTCACCACGCCATCACCCGCAAAATTCTGCTTCTCCATGCCGAAATCGGTACAGCGATGAGTCACCAACTTGTCCAGTTCGATAAACGAACCTTTCTCCAACAGTAAATCGATACGTTCACGGGCAGTCAGCTTGCCCACGGAATGTTGTTTTTCAATGCGGGCGTCTCCGCCGCCTTTTTCTGCTTTTCTGTTCAGTTCTTCCAGATTCTTGATAAGCTCTTTCATAGGCTCTATTTATTTAAAGATGTATGTGTGCATAAAAATAGCCCGTTATAAATTAAAATGTTGTCACATTGATTACACAAAGGCATATTTATATAATAAACGTACGATATTCCGAAAATGTTAGCGTTTATGTCTTTAAACATAATTTATCGGCGAAAACACTTTTTTCCCGGCTGCGTCAACAATCTTCCGCTTTTGCTTGTTTAGCACTCATCATTTTAATAAGACCTATACCCTAACGAAAATGAGAACAATTAAATTTCTATTAGCAGCCTGTTTCCTGCTCGCGCTCGGAACAAGCATCCGTGCTCAAGTACAGCGGAATGAAACTTACTTACCCAAATTTGCAATCAAGACCAATGCCCTCTATTGGGCGACTACCACTCCCAACCTCGGTTTTGAAGTGGGACTGGCGAAAAAACTTACTCTCGACGTATCCGGCAATTACAATCCGTGGAAGTTCGGGGAAGACCGTCAGCTCAAACACTGGCTCGTCCAGCCGGAACTGCGTTACTGGCTCTGCGAGCGTTTCAACGGAAGTTTCTTCGGCTTGCACGGACATTACGGAGAGATGAACGTCAGCAACCTGAATATCTTCGGAATGGGACACGACCGTTATGACGGCAACTTATACGGCGCCGGTATCTCTTACGGTTACCAATGGCTGATTAGTAAACGATGGAGCATGGAAGCAACGATTGGCGTGGGATACGCTCGCTTGAAATATGACAAATATGCCCGTGGCGACAATGGTGAAAAACTCGCCCACAAAAGCCGCAATTACTTCGGCCCGACCAAAATCGGACTCAGCTTCATTTATATCATCAAATAGTCGAACTCTCTAAAACTTACAAGGATGAAAAGAAAACTTATTTATCTGTTTATAGCGCTTGCCGCCACCCTATTGCCGGCACATGCTCAAAAATTCCTGAACGATGCCCTCACCCTCTCTAATGTATCATTGTGGCAGCAGGGCAATTCTCTTTATGTCGGCATGACCGTCGACATGAAGAATCTCACCGTAGGTTCGACAAGAAGCCTGAGCCTTATCCCTCTGCTGACAGACGGACAGCACAATGTCCCTTTGCAGGAAATCATCGTCAACGGTAAAAGACGCGAAAAGGCATATATCCGCAGCCTGGCAATGACCAAGCAGGAACCGACCGCCATCATCGTACCATATAATAAACGGGAAACTTTCAATTATACGCAAGTCATCCCCTACAAACCGTGGATGGCTAATGCTTCCTTGCAACTCGTTGAGAACCTGTGCGGCTGTGGCAATTATCAGGAGATGAATGCACAAGAGCTGATTACCAACGACGTGTCTACCGAAGCCAAACGGCTGAGTGCCATGTCGCCCATCGTAGCCTATATCCAACCTACGGTGGAAGTGGTGAAGAACCGCAGCGAAAAATATGAAGCGCATCTCGACTTCCCGGTCAACAAATCTGTCATCCTCACCGACTTTATGAATAATCATGCCGAACTGGTGAATATCCATTCCATGTTCGACAAGGTTCAGAATGACAAGAACTTGACGGTTCAAAACATCAGCATCGAAGGCTTCGCCTCTCCCGAAGGCCCGCTGGCGTTCAACGAACAACTGTCCAAGAAACGTGCGGAAGCCCTGAAAGACTATTTGGTGAAGAACGAGAAAGCGTCTTCCAAACTTTATAAAGTGACTTTTGGCGGCGAAAACTGGGACGGACTGGTGAAAGCTCTCGAATCTTCGTCCATGAAAGATAAGGATACATTCCTAAAAATCATCAGAAATACGACCGATGACGCCAAACGGAAACAGGAAATCATGCGTGTAGGCGGTGGAGTTCCGTATCGTACCATGCTGAAAGAAATCTATCCGGGACTACGCAAAGTGAATTGCAAGATTGACTATACTGTTGTCAACTTCGACGTGGAGCAAGGACGTGTCATCATCATGGAAAATCCGAAATACTTGAGTTTGAATGAAATGTACCAGGTAGCCAACAGTTATCCGAAAGGCAGCAAGGATTTCATCAATGTATTCGACATCGCTGTACGTATGTATCCTGCGGACGCAGTAGCCAACCTGAACGCAGGAGCCGTCGCCCTGTCACAAAAAGACTTGGACAGAGCAGTGAAATATATGGAAAAAGCAGACCATACGACTGCCGAATTCATGAATAATACCGGTGTTTACAATTTCCTGAACGGTGACATTAACCGTGCTATGGCGGCATTTGAACAGGCAGCCAAATTAGGTAACGAAGCAGCTCAAGCGAACCTGAAACAGTTACAGCAAATATTAAGCGTGAAGATGAAACAGTAAAGCGTGAAAATGAAATAAATAGAAAAATCTATTTACCGCACCGACCCAAGTGAGACGTTTGTTTGTTATACTCATAACAAATGAACGTCTTACTTTTTAAAACCAGACCACTATGACCTTGATTCTTGCTATCATTCCGGTACTATTATTAATCATATTAATGGCATTCTTCAAAATGTCGGGCGACAAAAGTAGTATCATTTCCTTAGTTGTAACCATGCTGATTGCGCTTTTCGGCTTTGCCTTTTCTGTGGACAACCTGTTTTATTCCTTTCTATACGGAGCGTTAAAGGCAGTCTCCCCTATTTTAATCATTATATTGATGGCTATCTTCAGCTACAACGTATTGCTGAAAACAGAAAAAATGGAGATTATAAAGCAACAGTTCGCTTCCATTTCTACTGATAAGAGTATTCAAGTATTGCTATTGACTTGGGGATTCGGCGGATTGCTGGAAGCGATGGCGGGATTCGGGACGGCAGTTGCTATTCCGGCAGCAATTCTTATCAGTCTGGGGTTCAAGCCGATATTCTCGGCCACGGTCAGCCTGATAGCGAATAGCGTGGCTACCGCTTTCGGAGCTATCGGAACTCCGGTGCTCGTACTGGCAAAGGAGACGAATCTGGACGTTCTGAATCTTAGTACCAATGTCGTACTGCAATTATCAGTACTCATGTTCCTTATTCCGCTTGTACTGCTTTTCCTTACCGACCCCAAACTGAAATCACTCCCCAAAAATCTGTTTCTGGCTTTATTGGTAGGCAGTGTTTCTTTAGTCAGCCAATACCTCGCAGCCAGATATATGGGAGCAGAATCTCCGGCTATCATCGGAAGCATCCTGTCTATCATCGTCATCGTTCTTTATGGCAAACTGACTGCATCCAAAGAAGAAAAGGCACGGAAAAGTTCGTTAAAGACGAAAGATATCCTGAATGCTTGGAGCATTTACCTGCTTATTCTCTTCCTTATTATTCTCACAAGTCCGCTTTTTCCGGGATTGCGCCACACATTGGAGAATAACTGGATTACGAGAATCAGCCTGCCTATCAATGCTTCTACCGTAAATTATACGATTTCATGGCTGACTCATGCGGGAGTATTGCTTTTTGTGGGTACTTTCATCGGCGGATTGATACAGGGGGCAAAAGTAAAAGACTTGTTCATCGTACTTTGGAATACAGTAAAACAGTTGAAAAAGACTTTCGTCACGGTTATCTGCCTGGTCGGATTATCCACCATTATGGACGCTTCGGGAATGATTGCCGTTATTGCCACGGCACTCGCCACCGCTACGGGAAGTTTATATCCGCTGTTCGCGCCTGTCATCGGTTGCCTTGGTACGTTTATAACCGGAAGCGACACCTCATCCAATATCCTTTTCGGCAAACTGCAAGCAAGTGTAGCGGGACAAATTCATGTCAGCCCCGATTGGCTTTCCGCCGCAAATACGGTAGGCGCTACGGGCGGTAAGATTATCTCCCCGCAAAGTATCGCCATTGCCACTTCCGCCGGAAACCAGCAAGGCAAAGAGGGTGAAATCCTGAAAGCAGCTATTCCGTACGCATTAGCTTATGTGGTAATTACCGGAATTATTGTCTATATTTTCAGTTAATTCCCCGAAAAGTATATCTTTGTCGAAACAATTTTAATTCCATGAAGAATTTTAAAATCAGACAAGAGACAAAGGAAGACCTTGACGAAGTTTACCAATTAATCAAAACTGCCTTCGAAACGGCTAAAGTGAAAGATGGAGACGAACAGGACTTCGCTGCAAAACTGCGTGAGGGAAAGAATTTCATCCCGGAACTTTCATTGGTTGCCGAAACCGACGGAAAACTTATCGGACATATCATGCTTACCAAAACTCCGGTTTTGCAGCGTAATGGCGAACGATATACAGCGTTGTTAGTAGCTCCCCTCTCCGTATTACTGGAATACAGGGATTTCGGAGTCGGCTCCGCCCTTATGAAAGAGGGGTTAAGACTAGCTACGGAAATGGGTTATGAAGCTGTATTCCTCACAGGTGACCCCAATTATTATAACCGGTTCGGATACCAGTCTGCCGCCAATTTCGGAATTATCTGCCCCGGAATTCCCGACCAATTCGTACTGGCGTACGAGTTAGTGCCGAACGCGTTGGATAAAGTAGAAGGTACGATTGGAGAATGGTAGATAGATATGATGAAAAAAAGAAATACTTGTTTACTTTCTTCGGAATAATTTTCTAACTTTGGCAATATCATTTAATTAGTGATAAATAATTTTCTAACTTTGGCACTATCATTTAATTAGTGATAGTTGTAACGTTATAAACCAGTCCTATATGGAAGCAGACACACAACGAGGAAGTATCATACTGACAAAGCAAAGTATAGACGGTCAGAACTATATACAGATAGATTATACCAATAATCAAGCTATTGCCTTGCTGCTTTCTGGATATAGTGGAATTAAGATAGCCGGAAACGGAAATGCCTATATACAGGTATCCGCTTTCCGGCTTCCTGCATTTTATGGCTGCTTTTCCTCTCTCGCCTACATTGAAACACCTAATCCACTGGAATATTTTGATGATGATTAGGTCATGATTTAATAGAGATTAGGAAATATATCATGAGGTGTGGTTATTGAATACATTAGCAACAACCAAATCATTATCGTTATTATGGATATAGAAAGAATACTTAAAACAAGAGAAAATGCAATATACTACGGCATTGGTGAATACCAAAAAGAATGCTTTAGTTGGGCTGGTGGAAATGCTCCAGCTTGCTTTGATGATAAGAATTTATCTAAAAAAGACAATGTCTATTTTTATCTAACATTTCAAAACCCTTTAAATCCCAACAAGCAAATATCTATTTTCACTCCGGAATTTGATGTTGCATTGGAATATAACACATATCCCGATTGTAAATTGTTGTTGGTTGAACATGAATTAAGTAATCAAAGCAAAAGTGATAGATATAAACACCCCGAAATAGATAATATTTATTCAATATACGAGATGAGTGCAGAAAAAGATATGCCTGAAAAAAATTGTGCAATCAAATTTGGGGGTAACGTAATGCCTATTCAATGGGGATTAGATAATGATAGTAAAGTGACTAAAGATGGAAATAGCTTCATTTTTCAAATCAACGAAATTTGCATGGAAGATATTGCCATTTTCATGAGTGGCTGTATATATGTTTATGGAAAAATTGAAAGCAATAAAGTCATGAATCCATTTGTGGCATATTGGGAATATTCTTAATAACGATAAATTGATTAATTATTTCAAATAGGTTGCTAACAAAAAAAGATAATAGCTAAACGCTATTCTTCACCAAACCATTACTATTACTAATTTCATAAAAATGAAATTATGGAAGCTATTAACAGTCAGTTTTTTAGTAAACTATGCAAAGAGTACGGATATTTATTTATTGCCGCAAGTGGACTGTTGATTCTGCTTGGTGCCATTCTAAACTGGGATTGGGTACTGGAAGGCGACGGAAGAATGATGAATATCGCATGGGTTTCTAATAAGTTCGGCAGAACTGTTGCCCGAATCTTGGTCGGAATCAGTGGAAGCGTTCTGCTTGTAATAGGAATTTTAATGTTCTTTTTAAGCAAACTGTAATTCAACCATTTTGTGACAGGTGATATGCATGACAGTTCTAATTACAGAACACAAGGGCTTTTAAAAGTTGCCAGAGAAACTATGATGCGATTAATTAGTTGAATCCCATTGATATAAAAAAGAAGCACTATGATACCTGATAGATTGAAAGAAGAATTTAATTCACTGAAAAATCTTTTTGATGAATCAAAAGAACAAATAGAAAAGAATGTCGTAAGAGTAGAAAGCTACAAAGGTGAGTTTTATGAAATCACCCCTTACTCTTATCAAAGAACTGGTTTCAAACAGGGAACAATAGTCAAAAATACAACTACCCTTAAATCAACTAATAATCTATTCACTTATTCTTTCAATGCTGAAAATAAAATTATAGAGATTCGAGAGGGTTGCGAACTTAAAGGTCAGTTTTATTACACTTTCTTATTTTACGAGAAAGAACTAATGAAAGCTATTAGGTATAATAATAGTAAACGTATTATAAATGTCCGCTATTATCTATATGGAAGCAATAGTAAAATTGAAAAAATGTACTCGATTGGTTCTCGTGGGAGCAAGGAAGAAACTTACTTTTATGAAGATAATTTTCTACAAAAAATAGTTATAAAACAATTTGATAGAAATGAAGTTGAACAAGCCACATTACAACATTCTTTTAATTATAAGCCTAATGGAGAATTAAATTCCATCACCCTTACAACAGAATTATATTCTGAAACAATCTATCAAGAAAAATAAACTCAATATAAACAAGGCGGAATAACGGGTTAACGCCGTTCCCCGTCCATCCCATTAGTGCAAATTAAAAATACAATAGAATGGAAAATGTGTATAAAATATGTCCTGTTTGCAAGCACCGCCCCATTGCTTTACCTAACGAAGTCTGTTCAGTTTGTTATAACAAGGTAAAAAAGGCTTCAAGACTTGATGAAGAAATGGAAGAAAAAGAAAGACTTGCATCACAAGGAATTGAA
The DNA window shown above is from Bacteroides faecium and carries:
- a CDS encoding acyl-CoA carboxylase subunit beta, translated to MKELIKNLEELNRKAEKGGGDARIEKQHSVGKLTARERIDLLLEKGSFIELDKLVTHRCTDFGMEKQNFAGDGVVTGYGMIGKRLVYVFAQDFTVFGGALSETHAKKICKVMDMAMQMGAPIIGLNDSGGARIQEGVRSLAGYAEIFLRNSMASGVIPQISAIMGPCAGGAVYSPALTDFILMVKNSGYMFITGPDVVKSVTQEEVSKDDLGGVGVHMTKSGVAHLSAENDIECINYIRELISYLPGNNMEEPPFVATSDSPTRPTPELSNLVPTNPNQPYNIKEMIEAVADDNNFFELQSEFAPNIVTGYIRLNGKTVGVVANQPLVLAGTLDINASVKAARFVRFCDAFNIPLLTLVDVPGFLPGVDQEYGGIIRNGAKLLYAYCEATVPKVTVITRKAYGGAYDVMSSKHIRGDVNLAFPTAEIAVMGPDGAVNILFRKEIEKSQTPDEKRKELQDDYREKFANPYRAAELGYVDEVIDPAVTRLRLIRSFEMLANKRQSNPPKKHSNIPL
- a CDS encoding Imm17 family immunity protein → MEAINSQFFSKLCKEYGYLFIAASGLLILLGAILNWDWVLEGDGRMMNIAWVSNKFGRTVARILVGISGSVLLVIGILMFFLSKL
- a CDS encoding DUF3575 domain-containing protein, which encodes MRTIKFLLAACFLLALGTSIRAQVQRNETYLPKFAIKTNALYWATTTPNLGFEVGLAKKLTLDVSGNYNPWKFGEDRQLKHWLVQPELRYWLCERFNGSFFGLHGHYGEMNVSNLNIFGMGHDRYDGNLYGAGISYGYQWLISKRWSMEATIGVGYARLKYDKYARGDNGEKLAHKSRNYFGPTKIGLSFIYIIK
- a CDS encoding L-lactate permease, which translates into the protein MTLILAIIPVLLLIILMAFFKMSGDKSSIISLVVTMLIALFGFAFSVDNLFYSFLYGALKAVSPILIIILMAIFSYNVLLKTEKMEIIKQQFASISTDKSIQVLLLTWGFGGLLEAMAGFGTAVAIPAAILISLGFKPIFSATVSLIANSVATAFGAIGTPVLVLAKETNLDVLNLSTNVVLQLSVLMFLIPLVLLFLTDPKLKSLPKNLFLALLVGSVSLVSQYLAARYMGAESPAIIGSILSIIVIVLYGKLTASKEEKARKSSLKTKDILNAWSIYLLILFLIILTSPLFPGLRHTLENNWITRISLPINASTVNYTISWLTHAGVLLFVGTFIGGLIQGAKVKDLFIVLWNTVKQLKKTFVTVICLVGLSTIMDASGMIAVIATALATATGSLYPLFAPVIGCLGTFITGSDTSSNILFGKLQASVAGQIHVSPDWLSAANTVGATGGKIISPQSIAIATSAGNQQGKEGEILKAAIPYALAYVVITGIIVYIFS
- a CDS encoding GNAT family N-acetyltransferase, yielding MKNFKIRQETKEDLDEVYQLIKTAFETAKVKDGDEQDFAAKLREGKNFIPELSLVAETDGKLIGHIMLTKTPVLQRNGERYTALLVAPLSVLLEYRDFGVGSALMKEGLRLATEMGYEAVFLTGDPNYYNRFGYQSAANFGIICPGIPDQFVLAYELVPNALDKVEGTIGEW
- a CDS encoding DUF3868 domain-containing protein, coding for MKRKLIYLFIALAATLLPAHAQKFLNDALTLSNVSLWQQGNSLYVGMTVDMKNLTVGSTRSLSLIPLLTDGQHNVPLQEIIVNGKRREKAYIRSLAMTKQEPTAIIVPYNKRETFNYTQVIPYKPWMANASLQLVENLCGCGNYQEMNAQELITNDVSTEAKRLSAMSPIVAYIQPTVEVVKNRSEKYEAHLDFPVNKSVILTDFMNNHAELVNIHSMFDKVQNDKNLTVQNISIEGFASPEGPLAFNEQLSKKRAEALKDYLVKNEKASSKLYKVTFGGENWDGLVKALESSSMKDKDTFLKIIRNTTDDAKRKQEIMRVGGGVPYRTMLKEIYPGLRKVNCKIDYTVVNFDVEQGRVIIMENPKYLSLNEMYQVANSYPKGSKDFINVFDIAVRMYPADAVANLNAGAVALSQKDLDRAVKYMEKADHTTAEFMNNTGVYNFLNGDINRAMAAFEQAAKLGNEAAQANLKQLQQILSVKMKQ
- the accC gene encoding acetyl-CoA carboxylase biotin carboxylase subunit, translating into MIKKILVANRGEIAMRIFRTCRVMNISTVAVYTHVDRGALHVRYAEEAYCISESPEDTSYLKPELILSIAKKTGAAIHPGYGFLSENADFARRCEEEGVIFIGPSADIIAKMGIKTEARKIMREAGLPIVPGTETPVQGIDEVKKVANEVGYPIMLKALAGGGGKGMRLVRSEEEVETALRLSQSEAGTSFGNDAVYIEKYIENPHHIEVQIMGDKYGNVVHLYERECSIQRRNQKVIEESPSPFVKEETRKKMLKVAVEACKRIGYYSAGTLEFMMDKDQNFYFLEMNTRLQVEHPVTEECTGVDLVRDMITVAAGNPLPYKQDDIQFSGAAIECRIYAEDPENNFMPSPGVITVREAPEGRNLRLDSAAYAGFEVSLHYDPMIAKLCCWGRTRASAISNMARALREYKILGIKTTIPFHQRVLKNVAFLKGEYDTTFIDTRFDKEDLKRRQNTDPTVAVIAAAVRHYEREKEAASRATTLPVVGESLWKYYGKLQMTANNY